The stretch of DNA CGGAGCCGTCTTACACCCCCTCGACCAAAGCCGCGCAGGGCCTCCACGACGAGAACATCACGTTCAACGAGACCCTTGCCTTACTCGGCGAAAAGATCGCACGAAAAGTTCGGGATGTGAGCCTGAATCTCTACAGTGCCGCAGCGGAAATAGCCCTCACGCATGGGGTGATCATCGCGGACACCAAATTTGAGTTTGGCCTGGTCGGCGACGAGTTAATTCTGATTGACGAGGTCCTGACTCCAGACTCATCCCGCTTCTGGCCAGCAGCGGGTTACAAACCGGGCACGGCACAGCCCAGCTTCGACAAGCAATTCGTCCGCGATTACCTCGAATCTCTGGGGTGGAACAAGCAGCCGCCCGCGCCGACCCTGCCCGGCGAAATTGTGGCTAAGACAACCGCGAAATATCGTGAAGCATTACGGCTGATCACCGGCGAGCCCAGCCAAAGTCGGCTCGCTTGAACAACGCATCCGAAGGAACGTACGCGTGAACTACAGAATATCCCACCGCGCGGCGACGCTGTCGTCGTCACTCACATTGGCCATTGACTCCAAAGCCAAGCAGATGAAAGCCGACGGTCTGGACGTCGTCGGGTTCGGAGCCGGCGAGCCCGATTTTGATACGCCGCAGCACATCAAGGATGCCGCCGTGTCTGCGCTGGCGGCAGGGTTCACCAAGTACACGCCCGCCAGCGGCACGCCGGAGTTGCGCGAGGCCATTGCGAATAAGTTCGCGCGTGGAAACGGGCTCACCTACAAACCGAACCAGATCATCGTCTCTTGCGGAGGCAAGCACTCCTGCTTCAACGTGATCATGGCGACGTGCCAGGAGGGCGATGAGGTCATTATTCCGGCGCCCTACTGGCTCAGCTATCCCGAAATGGTCAAGCTAGCCGGTGCCCGGTCGGTCGTGCTGGAAACGACTGACCGGTCCGAGTTCAAAGTCACACCGGATCAGTTACGCGCCGCCATTACCCCGCGCACCCGCCTGTTCATTCTCAATTCCCCGAGCAATCCGACCGGGACCGTCTACACGCCCGAAGAAATCAAGGCGCTCGGCGATGTCTGCGTGGAAACGGGCGTGCTCATTATGAGCGACGAGATCTACGAACACCTGTTGTATGACGGGGCCACGCACACCAGCGTGGCCTCATTCGGTCCGGCGCATTTCGAACACACCATCATCGTCCATGGGTTTGCGAAGGCGTGGAGCATGACGGGGTGGCGCCTGGGCTTCTGCGCCGCACCGGGGCCGATCGCCAAGGCCATTGACGCCGTCCAGAGCCACAGCACGAGCAACCCGACCAGTTTCGCGCAGAAGGGCGCGGTTGCCGCGCTGCAGGGTCCGCAAGATCACCTCCCGAAATGGCTGGCGGAATTCGACAAACGCCGCCGGTATGCGCACCAGCGGCTCAACGCCATTCCGGGCATCACCTGCTGCAACGCGAAGGGCGCCTTCTACCTGTTTCCCAACATCTCGGCGACCGGGCTCAGCTCCACGGCGTTCTGCGCCCGGTTGTTGGAGCAGGAGAAAGTCGCCGCCGTGCCGGGCATCGCCTTCGGTGCCGACGACTATGTCCGCATCAGTTACGCCACGGGACTGAGCACGATTGAAAAGGGATTGGAGCGCATGGACCGGTTTGTCAGGAGCCTGTCCTAGCGGTCACGCGGGAAAATTCGTCATGAGCCAAACGGCGCGAATCGAACTCGACGGCAAACACATTGACCTCCCGGTCGTCATCGGAACCGAGGGGGAGCGAGCCGTCGACATTGCCACATTGCGCGACAGCTCGGGTGCGATCACGCTCGATGGCGGATACGCCAACACGGGGTCCTGCACCAGCCGAATCACATTCATCGACGGCGACAAGGGCATCTTGCGCTACCGCGGGATACCCATCGAGGAGTTGGCCAAGCATTCCACCTTTGTGGAAACGGCGTATCTGCTGATCTACGGGAAGCTGCCCGCTGCGGCGGAACTCCAGCGTTTTTCGAATCTGCTGACGCAGAACGAAAACCTGCATGAGGCCATGAAGTACCATTTCGAGGGATTCCCCTCAAACGCCCATCCCATGGCCATCTTGTCGACGATGATCAATGCGAGCAGTTGCTTCTACCCGGGCCTGTCCATCGGTCATCCGACGGCCCCTTTCTTCGACCTCCATGCCGCCCGGCTCATTTCGCAAGTGCGCACCATCGCCGCGTTCTCTTACCGCAAGTCACGCGGAATGCCGATCATTTATCCCAAGCCGTCTTTCAAGTACGTGGCCAACTTCCTGCACATGATGTTTTCAGACCCGTATGAGGACTACTTCTTAAAACCAGAGGTTCTGCGGGCGCTGGAGCTGATCCTCATTTTGCATGCCGACCATGAGCAGAACTGCTCGACCTCCACCGTGCGCATGGTGGCGTCCAGCCGGGCCAATCTGCTGGCCAGCGCGGCGGCGGGTGTGAGTGCCTTGTGGGGTCCGCTGCACGGGGGCGCCAACCAGGCAGTCATCGAGATGCTGGAGGACATCCACGCCTCCGGAGACGACGGGTCGCGTTTTATCGCCGCCGCCAAGGACAAGACAAGCGGGAAACGGCTTATGGGCTTTGGCCACCGCATCTATCGGCACTATGACCCGCGTGCCGCGCTGATCAAGAGGGCCTGCGACGACCTGCTCCAGGCGCTTCGGATCACGGACCCGCTGCTGGACATCGCCCAGCGGCTGGAGGCGAGCGCCTTGCAGGATCCGTATTTCATCGAGCGCAAGCTGTATCCGAATGTTGATTTCTACAGCGGTATTATCATGCGGGCCATCGGTATCCCGACGGAAATGTTCACGGTCGTTTTTGCCATGGGGCGCATGCCGGGGTGGATCGCCAACTACAAGGAAATCATGGACGAGCCGGGAACGCGCATCTACCGGCCCCGCCAAATCTACATGGGGCCCACGCTGAACCCCTACGTGAGATTGGAGGAACGGTCGTGACCGCTGTCAATCCGCCTCTTGGCGCGCTTCCTTCGGGACAGCCGGCGGTGTTTCTCGACCGCGACGGCACCCTGATCGAAGATCGCGGATACTTGCGCGATCCGCGCGAGGTCGTGTTTTACGACGAGACGGTGGAGTCTCTCAGACGACTTCAGGCACATGTTCGACTGTTCATTGTCACGAACCAGTCCGGGGTGGGGAAAGGCCTCGTCACGGCTGCTGAGGCGGATCGGGTCAACGCCTTCGTGGTGGACCATCTGCGCCAAAAGGGGGTGCTCGTCACGGCGCTCTACTGCTGCCCGCACCAACGCGAGGACGGGTGCGACTGCATCAAGCCCAAGCCGTTCTTTCTGGAAGCGGCTGCACGCGATTTCGGCCTTGATTTACGCCGTTCATTTGTCGTCGGCGACCACCCCTGCGACATCGAGCTGGCCCTCGGTGTCGGGGCCCAGGGTCTCCATGTTCTGACCGGTCATGGGCTGAAACACAGACATGAAATCCCAGCGGGCGGGATCACGGTGCCGGGAATTCGCGAGGCTGCCGAGTGGGTGCTGGCATGCCTTGAGATGTGGCGGCAGGAGAGGAGGAGTCCCGGACTGCTCCACAGCGCGGCCGAGCTGTTGCGCCGCGGCGGCATTGTCGCATTTCCCACCGAGACGGTGTATGGACTGGGAGCCGTGGTGTTTGATGAAAAAGCAGTCGCGCGTGTTTTTGAGGCCAAGCAACGCCCGCGTTTCGACCCGCTGATTGTCCACGTCAACAGCGTGGAGCACGTGGAACGCTTGACCGAGCGAGTCCCTCCTGAAGCGCACGCGCTGATCGCCCGATTCTGGCCCGGCCCGCTGACCTTGATTTTGCCCAAGGCGGCAAGCGTGCCCGATCTGGTCACTGCGGGGCTGCCGACGGTCGCCGTGCGCATGCCCCGGCATCCGATGGCGCTGGAACTGATTCGGCAAACCAGTCTGCCGATTGCCGCACCCAGCGCCAATCCGTTTGGGCACACCAGCCCCACGACCGCAGACCATGTGCGGGGATCTTTGGGCGGGCGCATCGACCTTGTGCTGGATGGCGGGACCTGCTCGGTCGGGATTGAATCCACCATCCTCTCTTTTTGTGACGGGCCTCCGGTCCTGTTGCGTCTCGGCGGTGTGCCGGTTGAGGACATCGAAGCGCTCATCGGGGCGGTGGCCAAGACGCCTTTGGCGAGCCAGAAGACGGTGCTTTCGCCCGGCATGCTGCCCCGGCACTACGCGCCTCGTACGCGGTTTCACGTCCTGAGTGGGCCGGAATCCGGGTGCGCGCATGCCGGGGAGAGGACGGGGCTTCTGGCATTCAAGAACACGTCTCGCGCCGGCCCGTTTGCCGCCATAGAATACCTTTCGGAAAACGGAGACCTGCGCGAGGCCGCCGCGAACCTCTTTGGCGCCATGCGCCGGCTGGATGAGCAGGGATTGGATTGGATTGTCGCTGAACCTGTGCCCAACGTGGGGCTGGGTCGCGCGATCAATGATCGGCTCTGTCGCGCGGCGGGAATCGAACAGGCATAAGCACAAGCAGAGTAAACAAAGAAAGGAGAGGTCCACATGCAGACTGAGACAGCACCGTTGGTATCGATCGTCATGGGAAGCAAGTCCGATTTGGAGACACTGAAAGAGGCTTCGGACATTCTCTCTGGGTTTGGTCTCTCGCACGAAATGCGGGTGATTTCAGCCCACCGGACGCCGGAAATAGCACGGACGTACGCGCTTTCCGCCGAAACGCGCGGCGTGCGAATCATCATCGCGGGCGCGGGAAAGGCAGCCCACTTGGCCGGTGTGCTCGCCTCCATGACCCCGTTACCGGTCATTGGAGTGCCGATGACAACCAGCGACCTCGGCGGTCTGGATTCACTGCTGTCCATGGTCCAGATGCCCGTCGGCATTCCGGTCGCGACAGTGACCATCGGCAAGACGGGGGCGAAGAACGCGGCGTTGCTGGCTGTCGCGATCCTCGCGCTGACAGACACCGCGTTGCGTGCCCGCCTGATCGAGTACCGCAAAAACATGTCGGACGAAGTTGAGCAAGCCGACCAGGCGCTCGTAGCGGCAAAACGCCCCCAAGGCGTCGCATGACACTGGAGACCGCGTTGAGCCGCGTTGACGCGCGAAGGCCGTCTCGAATGAACGGAGTCGAGGAGAAACACTGGGAGGCTGCACATGAACAAGACCAAGCCCGCGTTATCGAACAAGACCAAGGGAGAGATCGAGTCTGAGATCTGCGAAGCCCTCATCAAGTTTGAGCGCGAGTACATGGGGCGCGGCCCGGAGGAAGCCCGCACCTATATTCT from Lentisphaerota bacterium encodes:
- a CDS encoding phosphoribosylaminoimidazolesuccinocarboxamide synthase; this translates as MNEKPMLQSQLPEYPLLSRGKVRDVYDLGKNLLIVATDRISCFDVVLPTPIPGKGSVLTQLSRFWFDKLADIVPNHYCGTELSVIRDPVARESLEGRSMIVRKAKPLPIEAIVRGYLSGSAWKEYASTGTFRGLKLPSGLRESDCLPEPSYTPSTKAAQGLHDENITFNETLALLGEKIARKVRDVSLNLYSAAAEIALTHGVIIADTKFEFGLVGDELILIDEVLTPDSSRFWPAAGYKPGTAQPSFDKQFVRDYLESLGWNKQPPAPTLPGEIVAKTTAKYREALRLITGEPSQSRLA
- a CDS encoding pyridoxal phosphate-dependent aminotransferase, producing MKADGLDVVGFGAGEPDFDTPQHIKDAAVSALAAGFTKYTPASGTPELREAIANKFARGNGLTYKPNQIIVSCGGKHSCFNVIMATCQEGDEVIIPAPYWLSYPEMVKLAGARSVVLETTDRSEFKVTPDQLRAAITPRTRLFILNSPSNPTGTVYTPEEIKALGDVCVETGVLIMSDEIYEHLLYDGATHTSVASFGPAHFEHTIIVHGFAKAWSMTGWRLGFCAAPGPIAKAIDAVQSHSTSNPTSFAQKGAVAALQGPQDHLPKWLAEFDKRRRYAHQRLNAIPGITCCNAKGAFYLFPNISATGLSSTAFCARLLEQEKVAAVPGIAFGADDYVRISYATGLSTIEKGLERMDRFVRSLS
- a CDS encoding citrate synthase — translated: MSQTARIELDGKHIDLPVVIGTEGERAVDIATLRDSSGAITLDGGYANTGSCTSRITFIDGDKGILRYRGIPIEELAKHSTFVETAYLLIYGKLPAAAELQRFSNLLTQNENLHEAMKYHFEGFPSNAHPMAILSTMINASSCFYPGLSIGHPTAPFFDLHAARLISQVRTIAAFSYRKSRGMPIIYPKPSFKYVANFLHMMFSDPYEDYFLKPEVLRALELILILHADHEQNCSTSTVRMVASSRANLLASAAAGVSALWGPLHGGANQAVIEMLEDIHASGDDGSRFIAAAKDKTSGKRLMGFGHRIYRHYDPRAALIKRACDDLLQALRITDPLLDIAQRLEASALQDPYFIERKLYPNVDFYSGIIMRAIGIPTEMFTVVFAMGRMPGWIANYKEIMDEPGTRIYRPRQIYMGPTLNPYVRLEERS
- a CDS encoding threonylcarbamoyl-AMP synthase, whose protein sequence is MDRQLQGNHGRAGNAHLPAPPNLHGAHAEPLREIGGTVVTAVNPPLGALPSGQPAVFLDRDGTLIEDRGYLRDPREVVFYDETVESLRRLQAHVRLFIVTNQSGVGKGLVTAAEADRVNAFVVDHLRQKGVLVTALYCCPHQREDGCDCIKPKPFFLEAAARDFGLDLRRSFVVGDHPCDIELALGVGAQGLHVLTGHGLKHRHEIPAGGITVPGIREAAEWVLACLEMWRQERRSPGLLHSAAELLRRGGIVAFPTETVYGLGAVVFDEKAVARVFEAKQRPRFDPLIVHVNSVEHVERLTERVPPEAHALIARFWPGPLTLILPKAASVPDLVTAGLPTVAVRMPRHPMALELIRQTSLPIAAPSANPFGHTSPTTADHVRGSLGGRIDLVLDGGTCSVGIESTILSFCDGPPVLLRLGGVPVEDIEALIGAVAKTPLASQKTVLSPGMLPRHYAPRTRFHVLSGPESGCAHAGERTGLLAFKNTSRAGPFAAIEYLSENGDLREAAANLFGAMRRLDEQGLDWIVAEPVPNVGLGRAINDRLCRAAGIEQA
- the purE gene encoding 5-(carboxyamino)imidazole ribonucleotide mutase; translation: MQTETAPLVSIVMGSKSDLETLKEASDILSGFGLSHEMRVISAHRTPEIARTYALSAETRGVRIIIAGAGKAAHLAGVLASMTPLPVIGVPMTTSDLGGLDSLLSMVQMPVGIPVATVTIGKTGAKNAALLAVAILALTDTALRARLIEYRKNMSDEVEQADQALVAAKRPQGVA